The candidate division KSB1 bacterium genome includes the window AAAATAAACTTCTGCTAAAAATCGCTGGTAAGACAATTCTTCAGTGGTCTGTGGAAAATGTGCTGGCTTCAAAGGTGACTCAGGGTTTTGTTGTGGCAGGAAAAGGTTTTGAAGAAGTCCAAAGTTATTTGAGCCAGTTCGAAGTTACTGTTGTGCATAACAGTAATTACCAATCGGGAATAAGTGCCTCTCTAAAAGCGGGTCTTAAAATGGTTGCTTCGTCTACAGACGGTGCACTGATTCTTTTGGCAGATCAACCAAACTTGCAACCGCAAACTTTAAATTGTTTTCTTGAATTGTTCAGCGATGGTGATAAAAAAATCATCGCCGGACAATACGACCCAATAACCGGAAACCCGGTCTTGTTTCACCGAAAGTATTTTAATGACCTTTGGCAGCTTCAAGGAGATGTTGGTGCCCGCTCTCTGCTCAAACGTTTTCCTGGAGAAATTGCAACTGTGGAAATTCCTCCGGAGCAGTCTCTTGATATCGACACTCCCGAAGATTTTTCCAAAATGAGAACCATTTTGGAAAGTCGAGTCGCTTAGTTCGGTGTCTTTTTCTACCAAAGGTTTGTCAAAAATTGAAGAAAAAAATTGAGGAGCGGCGACAAGAGTAGTTTTAACTTTTCTGCGATTTACCCTCTTTTATTTTACCGACACGCGAACTCGAGTCTTGAGCAATATCAAGCGTTGATTCAAACTCAATGCTGTAAATATCCAATATGGTCAAAAAGAAGACGGCGATGACCGGACCGATAATAAATCCCATAATGCCGAACAAACTGATGCCGCCGATCGTCGAGAAAAAAATCAACAGATCGTGCATGCCCGCATCACGCCCCACCAGCCTGGGTCTTAATAATGTATCCACGTTGGAAATTACTACAGCAGCGACAATCATGATCGCAATTCCTTCCCAGGTATTTCCCAGGATAAGCTGAATAATTGCTGCGGGGTATAAAACCAGCCAACCACCTACCAGTGGAATGATGGAGAGAATGACCATCACTGCCCCCCAAAGAATTGGCGATGCGACGCCAAAAATCCAGAGAGTCAGGCCGCCAAGAGTTCCCTGCGCCAGGCCAATCAATAATGTCCCTTTTACAGTCGCGCGCGAAACGGAAACAAATCGGTGCATCAAAACTTCTTCATGCCGGTCATCGAGAGGACTTAGATATTTGATCCGGTTAATCAATTTGTCGCCGTCTCTGAAGAAGTAAAACATAATAAATAGCGTAATAAATAGGTCCGTTAGGACGTGAAACGTTCCTTTGAAAGTCTTGTTAATGACTTTGCCGATAATATTTGCCATGTTTTTGGCGATATCCTGCAGCGAAGATTGCCAGTCGATTGTGTCGAGATGGAACTGTTTGAGGATGGGGTAATTCTTGATCTTTCCCAGGAATCCTTCATCACCTTTGTTAATGATTTCACTAATTTTTGGCTCGGCGGTCTTGTAAAGATCAATCGCTTCTCTCGATACCAAATCAGCTATGATGTAAACCGGGACCATCAATCCGAGCAGCAAGACCAAACAACACAAGATTGCGCTGGCGCCCCGGCTATTCCGGAAGACTTTAAGAAATTTTTCATAAAGTGGATAAAACAGGGCGGTGAAAACCGCAGCCAGCAAAATGGTCACTAAGAAAATTTTAATAAGGTTAAAGAATAAAATTGAAGTAAGCAGAAGCAGCAAAAGTAGATAAACCCGGCTGAATTTTTCTGCACGTTGTTTATCAAGGGGGTTGATTCTGTTATCTTTGTTTGGCTGGTCTTTGGACATAAATTGAAGTTAAATATGTTTTAGGAGTTTTTCAAGGATTAGTTCGGAGTTCAGCCAGCGCTTGAAAAAATTGCCAAAAAAGTCAAGCTGAAATTTGAACACCGAATAAAACAAAAAAAGCTCTACCCAAATGGGAATGGAGCTTTTGATTTTCGATTTAGATTAACCTTGACTAAGCTGCTTCGATTTCTTTACAGAGATAAACTATGTAGATAGCAAAGTAATTCTATGGAGGTGATGCGTCAACCCCTGAATTTAAGAACATGTGTTTGACCACGATTATTAAAGGATAGTTGCGGAGAAGCTGATTGACAAGCCATTTAGGCGGCGATTCTTTCCATATCTGGCGAATAGTTGCCGTGACGCGCAGCACCGTTGCATTCGGCTCGATGGTAAAACGTCTCTTGCGCTTTAGTGACATTCTCTGCTTGCCCCATCCAAGCTTTTAATACTGGTTCTTGTAACGCTCGCCCATAGGAGAAACTGAGTTCCCATGGATGGCTTCCAAGAGCGTTCATAGCATTCAGGTGTGCTGTAGCTTCTTGCGGTGATTGTCCGCCGGACAGGAAGACAATCCCGGGCATCTCTTCGGGGACAGTTTGGCGGAAGCAACGTATTGTGGCTTCTGCTATTTCACTAACACCTGCCTGTGCGGGGCAATCTTTACCGGAGAGAACCATGTTTGGTTTAAGTAGAATTCCCTCAAGAGCTACCTTATGATTTTTAAGTTCAGAGAAAAGGCTCTTTAGAGTAGCGGTGGTAACTTCCTCACAACGTTCAATGGTATGATTGCCATCCATTAAGACTTCAGGTTCAACTATTGGAACCAGCCCTGCCTCGTGACACAAAGCTGCGTAGCGGGCAAGCGCATGTGAATTGGCATCAATACAAAATTGGCTTGGTAATCCAGCGCCGATTGTGATCACAGCCCGCCATTTCGTAAAACGCGCACCAAGGTCTCGGTACTCGCTGAGGCGCTCCCGCAATCCGTCCAGACCTTCGGTTATTTTTTCTCCCGGGAAGCCGGCTAGCTCCTTAGCGCCCTTGTCCACTTTGATGCCGGGTATGATACCTTTCTTTGCAAGCACTTCGGGCAGGGGGATGCCGTCTTTGCTCTTCTGGCGAAGGGTCTCATCAAATAAGATTACGCCACTAATGAATTCCTCCGCTCCTTGCGTGGTAAACAATAGCTCGCGATAGGAGCGACGGTTTTCTTCAGTAGATTCGAGGTTTATGCTATCAAACCGTTTTTTTATTGTACCAGAGCTTTCGTCGGCAGCAAGGATACCTTTGCCTTTTGAGACAAGCGTCGTGGCTACGGATTTGAGTTCGTCCGTGT containing:
- a CDS encoding nucleotidyltransferase family protein — encoded protein: MNSQKNVAAILLAAGTSSRMGKENKLLLKIAGKTILQWSVENVLASKVTQGFVVAGKGFEEVQSYLSQFEVTVVHNSNYQSGISASLKAGLKMVASSTDGALILLADQPNLQPQTLNCFLELFSDGDKKIIAGQYDPITGNPVLFHRKYFNDLWQLQGDVGARSLLKRFPGEIATVEIPPEQSLDIDTPEDFSKMRTILESRVA
- a CDS encoding AI-2E family transporter; this encodes MSKDQPNKDNRINPLDKQRAEKFSRVYLLLLLLLTSILFFNLIKIFLVTILLAAVFTALFYPLYEKFLKVFRNSRGASAILCCLVLLLGLMVPVYIIADLVSREAIDLYKTAEPKISEIINKGDEGFLGKIKNYPILKQFHLDTIDWQSSLQDIAKNMANIIGKVINKTFKGTFHVLTDLFITLFIMFYFFRDGDKLINRIKYLSPLDDRHEEVLMHRFVSVSRATVKGTLLIGLAQGTLGGLTLWIFGVASPILWGAVMVILSIIPLVGGWLVLYPAAIIQLILGNTWEGIAIMIVAAVVISNVDTLLRPRLVGRDAGMHDLLIFFSTIGGISLFGIMGFIIGPVIAVFFLTILDIYSIEFESTLDIAQDSSSRVGKIKEGKSQKS
- a CDS encoding fructose-bisphosphate aldolase class I; translated protein: MNTDELKSVATTLVSKGKGILAADESSGTIKKRFDSINLESTEENRRSYRELLFTTQGAEEFISGVILFDETLRQKSKDGIPLPEVLAKKGIIPGIKVDKGAKELAGFPGEKITEGLDGLRERLSEYRDLGARFTKWRAVITIGAGLPSQFCIDANSHALARYAALCHEAGLVPIVEPEVLMDGNHTIERCEEVTTATLKSLFSELKNHKVALEGILLKPNMVLSGKDCPAQAGVSEIAEATIRCFRQTVPEEMPGIVFLSGGQSPQEATAHLNAMNALGSHPWELSFSYGRALQEPVLKAWMGQAENVTKAQETFYHRAECNGAARHGNYSPDMERIAA